The sequence AAAGCcaagctgcttttattttttggccatgccacccAGCTTACAAGATCTCGGTTCCCCATCTacagactgaacccaggccctggcagtgaaagcatgaagttctaaccactgtattaccagggaattccccaaagtTGATTTTTATAAACCAAACTGCAACAGATTTGAGAGGCACTTTCTTAAAAGAAGTTTATAATATCccagttattttaaataaaacgaAGAACAGAAACCTTTGAGGAAGCAGTATGGTGGCAAACCGAGTTAGCCGTTAAAACTGTAAAAGTCACAGCTTAAGGAAGGCAGGATTTATTATCCTGAAAGTTCTTTTCACTTCTAGTAATTCTAATTTACTTAGGAGAAATTTGAGTACTCAGGAGAGAGTTGGAGAAAAAGATCCCATAGTGGAGCTCAAGTTAGAAACTATCAACAAGGGTCCaagttttaaaatgacatttgttTTCTGCTTATTGGTAATAAGCAGATAGTAATGAAAAGAATTCTTACCTTTGACATCTCTGTGAATGATCTGGTTTTCATGGAGATATGAAAGGCCACGAAGTAATTGTTCAGTATAGTTAATAACTACTGACTCCTTGAAGGCTCCATATTTACTGAGCAAATGAGCCACAGAGCCCCCTAaacatgtaataataataatcataaatttAAGCCAAAATTAAATGGTTTATTACATACTTTGATTATATAAGCTTGCAATCCATGAGCTCACATTCACATTTGAAGTATTCATCATCTGCATCAGAAGTGAAACTGATTTAAAAACTAACACATTCCAGTAATCTTAAAGTCTATCAATTAGGAGACCTTTTCATGGAACCCACATGAACTGGTTTTCTGGAAAGTCAAGATTTCAGAAACCTTTAACAATTCTGGATGGAACTATTTCTCATATGTACAATTCACCTCTCTTTTTGACCAAGATACACAAAATGCCCTTCTTAAATACTTAAGTCAACAgtgaaataagtaaaaagaatggGAGGAGACAGAAGAACCCAGAATTAGGCTTCCTATCTCACTATTTACCATCTATGACCTGGGACAACAAGTTACAAACTCAGTAAGCCTCTTCTAGAAGTATTTATAGTCAACACATATGCAATCATCAACCACCTACAACCAACATCAGAGAATACAGTAAAGAACTGATTTGTAAATAGAAATACACTCTTCAAACTCAGAAGATCTAGGAAGTTGAACCGAGCACTTATGTATTCATTACACCCCAAGTcatttatttcactgtatatattttACTGTATTATGCTGTGTAATATAGAATAAAACTGTTTGTTAAAGCAGATGACAAGGTTCAACTTTACGCTTCAGTGCTAGTATACTTGTAAGTTTTAAAAGCTgtatcttcatttcatttttatagttaTGTTAAAATATCTCATAAATCTATCCAATTAAAGATGGCCAACTGGACTATATGGATCTTATCATAGAAGGTTTGAACAATTATTCCTATAAAACAATGGCACACAATCATTTTAAAAgacaccctgaaaaaaaaaaaaaaaaagacaccctgtaaaagtttaaaaggtaatgaatttatatttaaatgaaagacaaaataaagTAAGTGTTCATTAAACTGTTTTTCCTAAATTTAAATCAAGCAAAAGTTAAATCTATGTATTACTCTTTTCTGATTTAAAACATGAACATACCTGCCATCCATTCAATGAAGAGATTATAATTGCTCTTCTCGCAGGTGGCTCCCAACATCCTGATGATGTTTGGGTGATTCAGATGGCTCatcattcttatctcttctcttaATGCTTCTACTACTTCTTCTTGCTCAGAAGACGTATTCCTGACATATGTCACCTGTTTCAATAAACACTTATATAAAGTTCTGAATCCTGATgagttttcatttataatttttcattaacaATCTGATCTAAAATGGACAAACCCAAATTAGCTTATATATCAATAGGAGATTGCATTTATTATGTTCATGGATACAatgtatatacttaaaaaaaaaaaaaaaacaagtcaaagTCTTCTAAGATAGTAAGACTCTATCTTAAGCAGCAGTCACATATCAGATTTGATAAAAGGCTGGGCACAGCCACTCTTTCAAAACTGTCTGAAGACAgactgaaaaatgagaaaagaccaATCATAAGAACCAACATGACTTGGAAATGAAAACCTGACTTGTTATATACTGATAAGCATGCTCATTATAAAGAGTGAACGGCAGAAATCCCAAGGTGTCACTGCACCAGTAACTTGGCTGAAGGGAGTGTAAAACCATGCCTCTAATTCATATGAAAAAGCACAGTAAGAAACACAACCTTGCTAAGGCGCATCTGGATACTGCACCTTATGGTAATCATGCTTCAACTTTCAAACAGACTCATGATGCTTCTGGTGCCCTGGCAACATCTACTTTTGAAATTTAGGTTTCTGAAAACGTAAAGAACTAAATTATATACACATGGGGATATAGCCTTTTTCACTTtactcatttttataattttaatcatttataaGCTCACTAGACATTTACCTGTTTAACAGCCATTAAAGTTCCAGTTCCCACATCTTGAGCCTGATAACAAGAAGAGAAGGCGCCAAGGCCTATCTGCTGACCTTTCAGCCATTCACTGTCTTCTCTATAAGGCTGTTTTGCTTTGGTATGTCCTGGTAGAGTCTCTGGTGTCTACATAATAAATGAAAGCAATCTTTTTACTGTTACGAGTATGAGTTTGTGAAATTAGCTTAGCAAAATATTACTCTTGTTTAGTCTGGCTTCCCAAATCACCTATAAACTTGACCTCTGAAAGGACAGTGTTGGTAACCAATGGCAAATGCTTAAGTGATTCACCACTGTAGAATCAACCAGAAGTGCCTCTGAAATAGGCAACAAGTATTTCTGTTCAAGCAGTGACACAAAAATTGTACAATTAATTCTATGTGAAAAATCTGCTTCTTAGTTAACTCAGAAGCCATATTTCTGAACTAGATTTATTTTACTGTATGGTCCAAGGAAACTCTAACCACTTAAAAGACTCCGTACTTACATCTTGTTGAATAATGATGATATCTTCTCCATTTTCAACCTGCAGTTGAGGAACTATGGGGAGGGCATCCTGAGATGCTGACATTGCCATGGCAATCGCTAAAGCTTCTTCTTCTTCAGCTTCCATCTTTTCTTTGCACTTCTGATTATGATTCACATCGTCTTTGTAGGTAtcatcattttcatctttttcaggaGAGAGCACAGCAACTTCTGACTTAAAAGTTACTGTTGTGTCACTTGAAGGCATAGATGCTTCAAGAAGGTCCTCGATACTGGAGTTGAGCTCTGTATTGACATCTAATCTGCATTTCTCTTCTACTGGGGTGAACACTGTCTCGTCACTGGGTATAACAGCATTACTGCTATTGCTGCTACTGCCAAAGCTGTCATCACATTTGGAACTACTGTTCAAATCAAGTGTCATGCTATTTTTTGAGGCTTCTCCCTGTTTACTTGTATTACTTGGGGTAGGTCGAGATGGCTTTGGCCTGTGTATATTACTGGAGGGTAGGGGTCTTGACTGAGTGAAGATTGGGGAAAGTTTATCTGAGTCTTTGTTTTCAGAACAGTTTCTCTGGAACTGTAGAGAAAACTTGCGCTGTGTTTGAGGAGACGCAGAAGGCATTTTGCAGGGAACAAACCCCTGAGGTCTCTGCTTAGAGAGATCTGTCCCGGCGCCAGGTGGTACAGATGGGGCTGATGAAGAAGGGGTTGACAAGGCTGGGAACATTAACTGGGAATGAGGAGATACAGGAGAGGCATTCAGACACTGACTGTGGGGTCTGCCCTTTGTTTGAACCATTGGCTTTGGTTGCTCCATTGTTGTTGAACTAGGAAGTCCTACTGAAATGCCGGCCAGTCGGTCAGAAATGTCCTCTGAACTGGCACTCAACTTTGTAGCACACAAtccttttccagttttctctAAATGGTCCGTGCGTTCAAAGGAACTATTGTCCATGGCTTCTGGATAGCTGTTAGGGGCAGATGCCTGCAAAAAGCGGTCATGTCGACCATCCAAAGTGTCTTCTAAGCCCAGCTGAATGGCCTCAGCAATTTCCACCTCGTCTGCAATAGCCATCAAACGCCGCCTCATCCTGGTAAAATGAGTGGAACTGGAAACATTCAGCATTTCTAACAGTTTTGAAAATACATGGGGTACTGCAGTAACCATTCTTGCAGAACTCAAATATATCCTTCGGGAGAGTTTACCAACCATTGAGTGGGAATTATCAATGGACTGCAAAGCAAAGGTCAGGAGGGACAGCAGCTTCTTATACCTGAAAGAAAAAGCACATTCAATTATGAAACAAGTTAAAATTACTgcaaatatatatagaaataaagaaaatggtacTAATTTACAGCTTttacgttaaaaaaaaaactgcttcagtataaaatatctatatattttaaatagccTAGATTTTAGGTGTTTGTCAATCAAATATTAAAGTATTAGTAACCTATATATGCTCTGTAGTTTCTGAGTCTTTCATTAATCTAAAATGTATTCTTCTTGGACAGgtatgggtgggggtgggatgggttaggtaagaagaggaaaagaaatacattttcagaagaaaaattacCTGACTTCAACAGGCTCAGCTTGTGAAATATCAGTACTGACAATATGAGGGTAAAATTCAGCAGGAAATTCCAACAGCAGTCTATCTATGAGACAAAGACGGCCCAGGAGTTCTTGCCAGTTGTTTGATTCAGTTTGGTTTCCAAGAATACAATTTAAGACATAATCAACACCACCAATACCAATGGATCCtacaaaaaggaaagcaaaaataactgaaaaatagtgatattaaaacctaaaaatatgatcaaattaagtttaataaaaatattctgaattatattaatttcaagaaTTTATCGTTcatatttattcctatttttaatgTTAGCTGACCAAGTCAATTtataaaattacttcaaaatcCTGCAACGGCCATGTTAGAGATAAGATTAGACTGTCtaaggaaaatgataaaatatgctatattaattttaagtgaaaagttATTACCAGCTTTAAGTATTTCTCTGCCAACTGCCAACTCTCCTGCTTGGCCTTTGCACAATTCCAATAGCGTTGATATAGACAGCTGACTTGTGCGACTAAAAATGAAAGGAAGCAACATCAAACTTGAGTCTTggataaaatatatgttaaaaggAGAGTAGTAATGTAACGCCATGTGAAAAggtgggaaaaaatgtttttcaggaCTATCACTAAAATTCCATTATTGATGTCACTATAAgtcataatatttattattagttctaatttcataaattttaCCTTATCCTCTATGTTAAACACAGAATCTTCACTACTGGTTCTTACACAGCAAGTATTAATTTAAATACCAAACCATATAAAAAGCTTATTTTCATTATCATATATtgttaaaataagaaagattCTAACATTTTGATTTCTGGATTTTCACTAAGAattgttaaattaaaaacaaaatcttcccATCTAaaactttatattctttttatatagcCAAAGTGACTTCTAAATATCATAAAATCTCTTACCATATTCCTTAGTGTTCAGTCATTCAAGTGACCACACAAACAACCGAACTTTAGAATATCAGAGTGGACAACAAAACAATTGCTATAAAAGCACTGAAATTctcagggttaaaaaaaaaaaaacaacccaaatctatatagtattaaaaaatgaaatgatttttttacgcattttacaaatatgttaatttttctcagatatttacAGTATTCTCTCTAAGCAACAAGAAAACCTCTAATTCTTATAATGTGTAGTCTCGTGCAGAGAGACAATGGAGGCGAAAGACAGACTTCAAGAGATGACAAACAAGTCAAAGTTAAGTGCTTAAATTTTGAGACCCTCTACAGACTATGTCATGTGATTCAGGGAGGAAGAGAGTTGGCCTGGAAGAGCTCCAAAAGGAGGTAATTGCAGGGGCAAACTAAGGGAGTCAATCCTCCTAACCACCTGGGATCTGCTGGGCCAGGAAGAGATTAGAACTGCCAAATGTGTTGACTGTGGCTATGCTTTTTGTATAAAAAATGGTCTTTTCCTCCCACTTTATGGAAAGGggtaaaaaaggagagagagaaagaaccagTGGTCTAATAAACGTTGTCATGTTCCTTATCACCATACCTCATTTCTCTACTTTGTATTTTTATACCTCCAATTAGGGCTGTTCTGTCCCTTGCTGATTTTTAAGGATAGTGACACAGAATTATTGTTATTTGACATAAACTGTCATAGAGTAAAATTCCATcacaaagaaaattatgaaatttttttaaaatctttttttttggtcctgaTAATACAAACCATGTGTAATAATTTTATTGGTTCCTATCCTGTGTAACTCATTCTCTAAAATGAGATTATACCTCATATATCAGCTATTCTTATCAACTGGATTTCAgctttaagaatatttaaaagagaatCACAATAATGTGGAGGTCCATGCAGTTTGTTATCCTGTTTTTTACCTGCCATTAGTTCGTTTTTCTAGTCCTTAAGAGCTTTAAACGTTACATGTTAATTTCAAATCTCACATTAGAAAACAATATTCAAGGCCTCATTTAATAAGCATGTATCCTACACTCAGCAGGTGTGAGGCTCCGTGCTAGGCTTTTAGGACAAGAGGGTTTGACTCAGTTCATTAAAAGGGCCTTACCTATTGACGTCTGCACACTTGACTAGGATGGTGTCTACAACTGGCCGGAGAAGTCTCTGCAGTTTGATTCTTTCTGCCAGACTATGGCAAGGAGTATATACTAGCATGGCTCTCAACGTTTTCTGGGGGAAAAAGACTGAAGGTCAGTTTAACTACACTTAAAAAGCATCAGAGACAATGGCCTAATCTGAgacattttgagaaataaaataatgacagGAATAGATTATGACCCATAAATAAGAATCCATGAGGTGATACAAATAAAAAACGGAATAATTAAACAGGGAACTCaactatttttgtaatttttaaatgtctgaattaatttcaaaatagttattttaaaaagaaaatgagaaaaggagcCAATGTGAGaggtccccccccccaaaaaaaaacaaaaataaaaaaaaagaaagagtccCCAATGGCTAAAGCTGGAATGACTTGGGCAACAAAGTAAATGATTGACAGTACTGGATTATaacccaaagaaaaaaataaatacccaTAAGTCTATGGTGACAGAAATAAAAAACTGACTAAATATATACATGAGAAAATACAGCTCTTCTTCATAAAAGAGTTAAATAATATAGAAGGAATATGGGAAATAGAAGATCATCATTAGGACACTACAGTAATGATTTCTGTAGGCAAGATTCACTAACAAATGCTAAACTCTGTGGCTAGACACAGAGTATTTACATAGTCTCAAAGTATCTGCCCCAAGACACTTCCTAAGAGTGAATTCACAGCACCCAGTAGACATCACCTTAAGCAAGTGATGAAggatgatggcatcaccaactataAGACACACTGATGTGATGTACCCCCTGAGACTGATGCACTGAGAAGGGCATATCACCCTCTGGTGTTCTTACACAAAATGCATAATGTGATCATGAGAAAATACCAGATAAAACCAAACTGAGGGACATTCTTCAAAATAACTGGCCAATACacttcaaaagtgtcaaggtccacaaaagacaaggaaagattgagggaCTGTCCCAGATGGGAAGAGATTAAGGGGGCATGATAACTAAATGACATGTGAGATTGTGGATTGGATcatagaagagagaaaagacattAATGGAAAACCCGATGAAATCTGAGTAAAGTCTGTGGTTTAGCTGTAAAGGACACAGTTGGGACAACTGGGGATATTTTAATATGGACTTTATAGTACATAATAATATTGTTATTAATGCTAAATTTTCAGAGCTTGCTGATTGCATTGTGGTTATACAGAATAATGTATCTGTTCTTAAGAtacatgcaagaatattggaagtgAAATGTCATGATGCCTACACACAACTTTCAAATGGTTCAGCAAAAAATTatatatggggagagaggagaagagaaaacaaagggcaagaggaaggagagagggaaaggagagctCTAAGGGCAGGAACCATATCTGCCCCCACGGTGTCTGGCACACTAAGTAACTGTAGAGGAATCAGAATACAGTTTCATTCAGAGCCCCTATACTCTAGGAGCTCACAAATGCACTGGGACACCATCTGAACTTGGTAATGAACAACTGGATAGTAAGGTGGTATACCAAACAGTTAAGTATGTCTGAAGCTTTATGCTGGAGAACAGTAAGAAGAAAGAAGTAATCTTAATTCTACAGCATGCTGGTCTTTATTCTATAGTATTCTGTAGGATGCTGGGTCCCTCAAGATGCTAACATGAAAAACAGACCATGGTAAGATAAAGCTGGGAGATAATGCATCTTATGCTATGATTAGATTCCTAATGTATATTAACTTATGAAGGTTCCTAGAAGCCTTTCAGTGAACAGACCCATTTAACCTCATGTGACTCTGTGCTTACCAAATTTTAACTGAACACAGACTCTTTCTTCAGGGAACTTCTCATAACCCGTCCAGACTTCCACAAAATATGCTTTAGGAAATGCTGTTGAAGAAACAGAAACCTCTAAAGGTTTCTGAGCTGGGGAATAAAGCGGCATTTAAGGATTAACGATGGCCACTATATTCAACTTTGCTACAATGCACTAGACATTATGGTTAGAGGTTTCTATTTCAAACCTGagagataaatattttcattattttataggtgaggaagcTAAAATTTAAGAGTCCTAAAGTTACACTGCCAGCACACTGGAGAATGGGAATTTGAATCAAGTTCTCTCTGATTTTGACCATACATCCAGATGGCCTAGGCTAGTCCCAGTTTAACTAGCAAATTATTCAAGTATTCCAGTTGGGATGGTAAATTATGAGTTCACTCCATTTTGACTCCAAACTAATGTTCATGACCCTATGCCATACTGCTGTTCAAAAAGAAGATTTTGTAGGCATAGTTGTTAGAGGATGGATTAGAAAAAGATTAAGAGTGGAagtttccaggtggcgctagtgacaaagaaccggcctgccaaagcaggagacagaagagactctggttccatccctgggtcgggaagatcccctggaggaaggcatggcaacccactccagtgttcttgcatggagaatcccatggacagaggagcctagagggctatagtccattcagtcacaaagaatcagacaagactgagtgacttagcaagcatggaAGAATGGAAGCAGAGAGATGAATGAGTTTTCAAAAGATCAGGTAAGAATTATTCTAAAGCAGTGGTTCTGAACTGGGGGCACTTTCAACCCTCAGGAGACATTCAGCAATGCTTGGAGACACTACTTGTTGTTATGACTAAGGAGAGGAGAGGGTTGCCACTGCTATGCAGTGGGTAAAGCCCAGGAATGTTGCTAAACATCCTATGATGCATAAGATGCCTGTCTCAATGTCAGTAAGTGTGGAGGTTGAGAAACTTTGTTCTAAAGGTGTACATACCCATAATT is a genomic window of Ovis aries strain OAR_USU_Benz2616 breed Rambouillet chromosome 16, ARS-UI_Ramb_v3.0, whole genome shotgun sequence containing:
- the MAP3K1 gene encoding mitogen-activated protein kinase kinase kinase 1 isoform X4 → MENKETLKGLHKMDDRPEERMIREKLKATCMPAWKHEWLERRNRRGPVVVKPIPIKGDGSEINNLAAESQGEGPTSTASSAPKGRRSPSPGSSPSGRTVKSESPGVRRKRVSPVPFQSGRITPPRRAPSPDGFSPYSPEETNRRVNKVMRARLYLLQQIGPNSFLIGGDSPDNKYRVFIGPQNCSCGRGTFCIHLLFVMLRVFQLEPSDPMLWRKTLKNFEVESLFQKYHSRRSSRIKAPSRNTIQKFVSRMSNSHTLSSSSTSTSSSENSIKDEEEQMCPICLLGMLDEESLTVCEDGCRNKLHHHCMSIWAEECRRNREPLICPLCRSKWRSHDFYSHELSSPVDSPSPLRATQQQTTQQHPLAGSQRRNQESNLNLTHYGTQQIPPSYKDLAEPWIQVFGMELVGCLFSRNWNVREMALRRLSHDVSGALLLANGESTGNSGSNSGSSASAGATSGSSQTSISGDVVEACCNVLSMVCADPVYKVYVAALKTLRAMLVYTPCHSLAERIKLQRLLRPVVDTILVKCADVNSRTSQLSISTLLELCKGQAGELAVGREILKAGSIGIGGVDYVLNCILGNQTESNNWQELLGRLCLIDRLLLEFPAEFYPHIVSTDISQAEPVEVRYKKLLSLLTFALQSIDNSHSMVGKLSRRIYLSSARMVTAVPHVFSKLLEMLNVSSSTHFTRMRRRLMAIADEVEIAEAIQLGLEDTLDGRHDRFLQASAPNSYPEAMDNSSFERTDHLEKTGKGLCATKLSASSEDISDRLAGISVGLPSSTTMEQPKPMVQTKGRPHSQCLNASPVSPHSQLMFPALSTPSSSAPSVPPGAGTDLSKQRPQGFVPCKMPSASPQTQRKFSLQFQRNCSENKDSDKLSPIFTQSRPLPSSNIHRPKPSRPTPSNTSKQGEASKNSMTLDLNSSSKCDDSFGSSSNSSNAVIPSDETVFTPVEEKCRLDVNTELNSSIEDLLEASMPSSDTTVTFKSEVAVLSPEKDENDDTYKDDVNHNQKCKEKMEAEEEEALAIAMAMSASQDALPIVPQLQVENGEDIIIIQQDTPETLPGHTKAKQPYREDSEWLKGQQIGLGAFSSCYQAQDVGTGTLMAVKQVTYVRNTSSEQEEVVEALREEIRMMSHLNHPNIIRMLGATCEKSNYNLFIEWMAGGSVAHLLSKYGAFKESVVINYTEQLLRGLSYLHENQIIHRDVKGANLLIDSTGQRLRIADFGAAARLASKGTGAGEFQGQLLGTIAFMAPEVLRGQQYGRSCDVWSVGCAIIEMACAKPPWNAEKHSNHLALIFKIASATTAPSIPSHLSPGLRDVALRCLELQPQDRPPSRELLKHPVFRTTW
- the MAP3K1 gene encoding mitogen-activated protein kinase kinase kinase 1 isoform X2 translates to MCQPFSCKAVVPTPRSLSGVVGDRGAGAVLPAPCSCAGRLGIPGDPVRCAPGPWAACALRREMENKETLKGLHKMDDRPEERMIREKLKATCMPAWKHEWLERRNRRGPVVVKPIPIKGDGSEINNLAAESQGEGPTSTASSAPKGRRSPSPGSSPSGRTVKSESPGVRRKRVSPVPFQSGRITPPRRAPSPDGFSPYSPEETNRRVNKVMRARLYLLQQIGPNSFLIGGDSPDNKYRVFIGPQNCSCGRGTFCIHLLFVMLRVFQLEPSDPMLWRKTLKNFEVESLFQKYHSRRSSRIKAPSRNTIQKFVSRMSNSHTLSSSSTSTSSSENSIKDEEEQMCPICLLGMLDEESLTVCEDGCRNKLHHHCMSIWAEECRRNREPLICPLCRSKWRSHDFYSHELSSPVDSPSPLRATQQQTTQQHPLAGSQRRNQESNLNLTHYGTQQIPPSYKDLAEPWIQVFGMELVGCLFSRNWNVREMALRRLSHDVSGALLLANGESTGNSGSNSGSSASAGATSGSSQTSISGDVVEACCNVLSMVCADPVYKVYVAALKTLRAMLVYTPCHSLAERIKLQRLLRPVVDTILVKCADVNSRTSQLSISTLLELCKGQAGELAVGREILKAGSIGIGGVDYVLNCILGNQTESNNWQELLGRLCLIDRLLLEFPAEFYPHIVSTDISQAEPVEVRYKKLLSLLTFALQSIDNSHSMVGKLSRRIYLSSARMVTAVPHVFSKLLEMLNVSSSTHFTRMRRRLMAIADEVEIAEAIQLGLEDTLDGRHDRFLQASAPNSYPEAMDNSSFERTDHLEKTGKGLCATKLSASSEDISDRLAGISVGLPSSTTMEQPKPMVQTKGRPHSQCLNASPVSPHSQLMFPALSTPSSSAPSVPPGAGTDLSKQRPQGFVPCKMPSASPQTQRKFSLQFQRNCSENKDSDKLSPIFTQSRPLPSSNIHRPKPSRPTPSNTSKQGEASKNSMTLDLNSSSKCDDSFGSSSNSSNAVIPSDETVFTPVEEKCRLDVNTELNSSIEDLLEASMPSSDTTVTFKSEVAVLSPEKDENDDTYKDDVNHNQKCKEKMEAEEEEALAIAMAMSASQDALPIVPQLQVENGEDIIIIQQDTPETLPGHTKAKQPYREDSEWLKGQQIGLGAFSSCYQAQDVGTGTLMAVKQVTYVRNTSSEQEEVVEALREEIRMMSHLNHPNIIRMLGATCEKSNYNLFIEWMAGGSVAHLLSKYGAFKESVVINYTEQLLRGLSYLHENQIIHRDVKGANLLIDSTGQRLRIADFGAAARLASKGTGAGEFQGQLLGTIAFMAPEVLRGQQYGRSCDVWSVGCAIIEMACAKPPWNAEKHSNHLALIFKIASATTAPSIPSHLSPGLRDVALRCLELQPQDRPPSRELLKHPVFRTTW
- the MAP3K1 gene encoding mitogen-activated protein kinase kinase kinase 1 isoform X3, with the translated sequence MTQPTIGRPILRRVDGSDLHGAVGTVLCPCREMENKETLKGLHKMDDRPEERMIREKLKATCMPAWKHEWLERRNRRGPVVVKPIPIKGDGSEINNLAAESQGEGPTSTASSAPKGRRSPSPGSSPSGRTVKSESPGVRRKRVSPVPFQSGRITPPRRAPSPDGFSPYSPEETNRRVNKVMRARLYLLQQIGPNSFLIGGDSPDNKYRVFIGPQNCSCGRGTFCIHLLFVMLRVFQLEPSDPMLWRKTLKNFEVESLFQKYHSRRSSRIKAPSRNTIQKFVSRMSNSHTLSSSSTSTSSSENSIKDEEEQMCPICLLGMLDEESLTVCEDGCRNKLHHHCMSIWAEECRRNREPLICPLCRSKWRSHDFYSHELSSPVDSPSPLRATQQQTTQQHPLAGSQRRNQESNLNLTHYGTQQIPPSYKDLAEPWIQVFGMELVGCLFSRNWNVREMALRRLSHDVSGALLLANGESTGNSGSNSGSSASAGATSGSSQTSISGDVVEACCNVLSMVCADPVYKVYVAALKTLRAMLVYTPCHSLAERIKLQRLLRPVVDTILVKCADVNSRTSQLSISTLLELCKGQAGELAVGREILKAGSIGIGGVDYVLNCILGNQTESNNWQELLGRLCLIDRLLLEFPAEFYPHIVSTDISQAEPVEVRYKKLLSLLTFALQSIDNSHSMVGKLSRRIYLSSARMVTAVPHVFSKLLEMLNVSSSTHFTRMRRRLMAIADEVEIAEAIQLGLEDTLDGRHDRFLQASAPNSYPEAMDNSSFERTDHLEKTGKGLCATKLSASSEDISDRLAGISVGLPSSTTMEQPKPMVQTKGRPHSQCLNASPVSPHSQLMFPALSTPSSSAPSVPPGAGTDLSKQRPQGFVPCKMPSASPQTQRKFSLQFQRNCSENKDSDKLSPIFTQSRPLPSSNIHRPKPSRPTPSNTSKQGEASKNSMTLDLNSSSKCDDSFGSSSNSSNAVIPSDETVFTPVEEKCRLDVNTELNSSIEDLLEASMPSSDTTVTFKSEVAVLSPEKDENDDTYKDDVNHNQKCKEKMEAEEEEALAIAMAMSASQDALPIVPQLQVENGEDIIIIQQDTPETLPGHTKAKQPYREDSEWLKGQQIGLGAFSSCYQAQDVGTGTLMAVKQVTYVRNTSSEQEEVVEALREEIRMMSHLNHPNIIRMLGATCEKSNYNLFIEWMAGGSVAHLLSKYGAFKESVVINYTEQLLRGLSYLHENQIIHRDVKGANLLIDSTGQRLRIADFGAAARLASKGTGAGEFQGQLLGTIAFMAPEVLRGQQYGRSCDVWSVGCAIIEMACAKPPWNAEKHSNHLALIFKIASATTAPSIPSHLSPGLRDVALRCLELQPQDRPPSRELLKHPVFRTTW
- the MAP3K1 gene encoding mitogen-activated protein kinase kinase kinase 1 isoform X5 → MAAAAGNRASSSGFPGAGAASPEAGGGRGALKASSAPAAAAGLLREAGSGGRERADWRRRQLRKVRSVELDQLPEQPLFLAASPPSSSTSPSPEPPDAAAGGSGFHPVAVPPPHGAASRGGAHPAEPAAAPDSGAQSPAGAEPGEKRTPAAEPTAAAPAGREMENKETLKGLHKMDDRPEERMIREKLKATCMPAWKHEWLERRNRRGPVVVKPIPIKGDGSEINNLAAESQGEGPTSTASSAPKGRRSPSPGSSPSGRTVKSESPGVRRKRVSPVPFQSGRITPPRRAPSPDGFSPYSPEETNRRVNKVMRARLYLLQQIGPNSFLIGGDSPDNKYRVFIGPQNCSCGRGTFCIHLLFVMLRVFQLEPSDPMLWRKTLKNFEVESLFQKYHSRRSSRIKAPSRNTIQKFVSRMSNSHTLSSSSTSTSSSENSIKDEEEQMCPICLLGMLDEESLTVCEDGCRNKLHHHCMSIWAEECRRNREPLICPLCRSKWRSHDFYSHELSSPVDSPSPLRATQQQTTQQHPLAGSQRRNQESNLNLTHYGTQQIPPSYKDLAEPWIQVFGMELVGCLFSRNWNVREMALRRLSHDVSGALLLANGESTGNSGSNSGSSASAGATSGSSQTSISGDVVEACCNVLSMVCADPVYKVYVAALKTLRAMLVYTPCHSLAERIKLQRLLRPVVDTILVKCADVNSRTSQLSISTLLELCKGQAGELAVGREILKAGSIGIGGVDYVLNCILGNQTESNNWQELLGRLCLIDRLLLEFPAEFYPHIVSTDISQAEPVEVRYKKLLSLLTFALQSIDNSHSMVGKLSRRIYLSSARMVTAVPHVFSKLLEMLNVSSSTHFTRMRRRLMAIADEVEIAEAIQLGLEDTLDGRHDRFLQASAPNSYPEAMDNSSFERTDHLEKTGKGLCATKLSASSEDISDRLAGISVGLPSSTTMEQPKPMVQTKGRPHSQCLNASPVSPHSQLMFPALSTPSSSAPSVPPGAGTDLSKQRPQGFVPCKMPSASPQTQRKFSLQFQRNCSENKDSDKLSPIFTQSRPLPSSNIHRPKPSRPTPSNTSKQGEASKNSMTLDLNSSSKCDDSFGSSSNSSNAVIPSDETVFTPVEEKCRLDVNTELNSSIEDLLEASMPSSDTTVTFKSEVAVLSPEKDENDDTYKDDVNHNQKCKEKMEAEEEEALAIAMAMSASQDALPIVPQLQVENGEDIIIIQQDTPETLPGHTKAKQPYREDSEWLKGQQIGLGAFSSCYQAQDVGTGTLMAVKQVTYVRNTSSEQEEVVEALREEIRMMSHLNHPNIIRMLGATCEKSNYNLFIEWMADDEYFKCECELMDCKLI